Proteins encoded by one window of Candidatus Pelagibacter giovannonii:
- a CDS encoding 4-hydroxythreonine-4-phosphate dehydrogenase PdxA, which translates to MLHKKKIALLLGDPSGIGPELVSKLLSEEITNKANIIVIGEKTIFEEGSKISGKSHNLKVVESFDQINFESGDKFFLDISNGKNHKYKLSECSKESGESVLDALNLALDLAKENKIDAINFGPFNKTSLKLGGNKFSDELHLMAEKLEVKNFFCEFNVVDNFWTARVTSHIPISEVPSHIKKEKIIKPIKLINEAMKLNGVKKPRVAVQALNPHAEFGTEEKDEIIPAIELAKSLGINADGPLPCDTSFITAFKNKKHDCIVGMYHDALQSGLKAFGFDRGVTVQGGLPVPITTPAHGTAFDIAGKNEANLEPTLNSFKIALTMAENKSND; encoded by the coding sequence ATGCTTCATAAAAAAAAAATTGCTTTACTTCTAGGTGATCCATCCGGTATAGGGCCCGAATTGGTCAGTAAACTATTGTCAGAAGAAATTACTAATAAAGCAAATATTATTGTTATAGGTGAAAAAACTATTTTTGAAGAAGGAAGTAAAATTTCAGGAAAATCACATAATTTAAAAGTTGTAGAAAGTTTTGATCAAATTAATTTTGAAAGTGGAGATAAATTTTTTCTAGATATTTCTAATGGTAAAAATCATAAATATAAATTATCTGAATGCTCAAAAGAATCAGGTGAGAGTGTTTTGGACGCTTTAAACTTAGCATTAGATTTAGCAAAAGAAAATAAAATTGATGCAATTAACTTTGGTCCTTTTAATAAGACAAGTTTAAAACTTGGAGGCAATAAATTTTCTGATGAACTTCATTTAATGGCTGAAAAATTAGAAGTAAAAAATTTTTTTTGTGAATTTAATGTTGTTGATAATTTTTGGACTGCTCGAGTTACTTCTCACATACCCATTAGCGAAGTTCCTTCACATATAAAAAAAGAAAAAATTATTAAACCCATTAAATTAATTAATGAAGCAATGAAACTAAATGGTGTAAAAAAGCCTAGAGTTGCTGTTCAAGCTCTTAATCCACATGCAGAATTCGGAACTGAAGAAAAAGACGAAATTATTCCAGCTATTGAGTTGGCTAAAAGTTTGGGTATTAATGCTGATGGCCCACTACCCTGTGATACTTCTTTTATTACTGCTTTTAAAAATAAAAAACATGATTGTATTGTTGGTATGTATCATGATGCGCTACAATCAGGACTAAAAGCATTTGGCTTTGATAGAGGTGTTACTGTTCAAGGTGGATTACCAGTTCCAATAACAACTCCAGCACATGGTACTGCCTTTGATATTGCTGGGAAAAATGAGGCTAATCTAGAACCTACTTTGAATTCATTTAAAATTGCATTAACAATGGCAGAAAATAAATCTAATGACTAA
- a CDS encoding tripartite tricarboxylate transporter permease, whose protein sequence is MENLSYMMAPLFSSKLLIVLFFGTLFGLILGVLPGLGPTTGGALILPFTMTLDPLSAIVLLTAIYCAGTYGGAITAILINTPGTPAAAATCLDGYPLAQKGEAGRALGMATVSSTIGGIFSVIILVFFAPLLAKLAYEFGQPEYFALAIFGLTMLASIGEGSPIKNLIAAAFGILISTVGKDFMTSIDRFTYGINELSEGIGFIPVVVGLFAISEMLTQSTMLDQVFKRVALKAVKLPSLKDYKLTWKTILRSSGIGSFIGVLPAEGGTVASLIGYSEAKRWSKTPEEFGKGSIEGIAGAEAANNAATGGAMVPTLALGIPGSATTAVILTGLIIHGVRPGPDLFREQPEFLYGIFGSMLIANILFFIFGFFGAKLFARITLVPNKILWPMIFALSVCGTYSLSQSITDVWIMLSFGVIGFFMRRYGFSVVPVIIGLILGELVEGTLRQSLVIFDGNWLMFLTRPIALTFFILAIIALLFPLFKKKTKITKLKKY, encoded by the coding sequence ATGGAAAACTTATCTTATATGATGGCTCCTCTATTCAGCTCTAAGCTATTAATAGTTTTATTTTTTGGGACTTTGTTTGGATTAATTTTAGGAGTATTGCCGGGGTTAGGGCCAACAACTGGTGGTGCATTAATTTTACCTTTTACAATGACACTCGATCCACTTTCGGCAATTGTACTTTTGACAGCAATTTATTGCGCAGGAACATATGGTGGAGCAATTACTGCAATATTAATTAATACACCAGGAACACCAGCTGCCGCTGCAACATGTCTAGATGGATATCCACTTGCACAAAAAGGAGAAGCTGGAAGAGCATTAGGTATGGCAACAGTTTCTAGTACAATTGGTGGAATTTTTAGTGTTATAATATTAGTCTTTTTTGCTCCTTTATTAGCAAAACTTGCTTACGAATTTGGTCAACCTGAGTATTTTGCTTTAGCAATATTTGGTTTAACCATGCTCGCATCAATTGGTGAAGGTAGCCCTATTAAAAATTTGATTGCTGCTGCATTTGGTATTTTGATTTCAACTGTTGGAAAAGATTTCATGACTTCAATAGATAGATTTACTTATGGTATAAATGAATTATCAGAGGGAATAGGTTTTATACCTGTCGTCGTAGGGTTATTTGCAATTAGTGAAATGTTAACACAATCAACGATGCTGGACCAAGTATTTAAAAGAGTTGCATTAAAAGCGGTAAAATTACCTTCTTTAAAAGACTACAAACTTACCTGGAAAACAATTCTTAGATCTTCAGGTATAGGATCATTTATTGGTGTATTACCAGCTGAGGGAGGAACAGTTGCTTCTTTAATTGGATATTCAGAAGCTAAACGATGGTCAAAGACACCAGAGGAGTTTGGCAAAGGATCAATAGAAGGGATTGCTGGTGCAGAGGCTGCAAATAATGCTGCAACAGGAGGAGCGATGGTACCAACATTGGCATTAGGAATTCCTGGCAGTGCAACAACGGCAGTAATTTTAACTGGTTTAATAATTCATGGCGTGAGGCCAGGGCCAGATTTATTTAGAGAACAACCAGAATTTTTATATGGAATTTTTGGATCGATGTTGATTGCAAATATATTGTTTTTTATTTTTGGATTTTTTGGAGCTAAACTTTTTGCAAGAATTACTTTGGTTCCTAACAAAATTTTATGGCCAATGATTTTTGCACTTTCAGTTTGTGGAACCTACTCTTTAAGTCAATCTATTACAGATGTTTGGATAATGTTATCTTTTGGTGTTATTGGTTTTTTTATGAGAAGATATGGTTTTTCAGTAGTTCCTGTTATTATAGGATTGATTTTAGGTGAGCTAGTTGAAGGAACTTTAAGACAATCTTTAGTAATATTTGATGGTAATTGGTTAATGTTTTTAACAAGACCAATAGCATTAACATTTTTTATTTTAGCAATAATAGCTTTACTTTTTCCACTATTTAAGAAAAAAACTAAAATAACTAAATTAAAAAAATATTAA
- a CDS encoding NAD-dependent succinate-semialdehyde dehydrogenase — protein sequence MYEKFGQFIDGNWSPSSNKETYEVINPATEEVLGHASKATPVDVDRALKSAEKGLAIWRKTPPWQRAYTLRKIADMVREKKDVLAKWMTLENGKPLAEGVGETNGAADIFEWNAEETKRIYGQIVESRFEDTRVHVYYQPIGVVAALSPWNFPLVLAARKISTALAAGCSVIIKPDTITPGVVMELVDICRECGIPAGVVNLLSGDPPAIASQLISSDIIKKISVTGSTRVGKIILKQAADKLQRVTMELSGHSPFIVFDDADLNKATDIAIAAKFRNNGQVCISPNRFYIQESKKDEFVGLFIEKTKKLKIGNGMDPNTQLGPLTTQKRLNEVEELVEKTKQEGAKVLLGGKRPAGFNKGFYYEPTVFDDVKDDFTIMKQEPFGPLVPMLSFKSFDEVIERANDNDLGLCSYICTNSMDKAHRASELMEAGIACVNTGVVAVAEAPFGGIKQTGYGREGGSNAIKDYLNVKYTHMGIKG from the coding sequence ATGTACGAAAAATTTGGACAATTTATCGATGGCAATTGGTCGCCCTCTTCTAACAAGGAAACTTATGAAGTTATCAATCCTGCAACAGAAGAAGTTTTAGGCCACGCTTCAAAAGCAACACCTGTTGATGTGGATAGAGCATTAAAATCTGCAGAAAAGGGATTAGCTATTTGGAGAAAAACTCCACCATGGCAAAGAGCTTATACGCTTAGAAAAATTGCTGACATGGTAAGAGAAAAAAAAGATGTACTTGCTAAATGGATGACTTTAGAAAATGGAAAACCTTTAGCTGAAGGTGTTGGTGAAACGAATGGTGCTGCAGATATTTTTGAATGGAATGCTGAAGAGACAAAAAGAATTTATGGACAAATTGTAGAAAGTAGATTTGAAGACACGAGAGTGCATGTTTATTATCAACCGATTGGAGTGGTGGCTGCTTTGTCACCTTGGAATTTTCCACTTGTTTTAGCTGCTAGAAAAATTTCTACAGCATTAGCTGCGGGCTGTTCAGTAATTATCAAGCCAGACACAATTACACCAGGTGTGGTTATGGAATTAGTCGATATTTGTAGGGAATGCGGAATACCCGCTGGTGTAGTTAATCTTTTGTCAGGTGATCCACCTGCAATTGCGTCACAATTAATTTCATCTGATATTATTAAAAAAATCTCAGTTACAGGCTCAACTAGAGTTGGTAAAATAATTTTAAAACAAGCTGCAGATAAATTACAAAGAGTAACAATGGAGTTAAGTGGTCATTCTCCTTTTATTGTATTTGATGATGCTGATTTAAATAAAGCAACGGACATAGCTATTGCTGCTAAATTTAGAAATAATGGGCAAGTTTGTATTTCACCTAACAGATTTTATATTCAGGAAAGTAAAAAAGATGAGTTCGTTGGTTTATTTATTGAAAAAACTAAAAAACTTAAGATTGGTAATGGTATGGATCCAAATACACAATTAGGACCATTAACAACACAAAAAAGACTAAATGAAGTTGAAGAGCTAGTTGAAAAAACGAAACAAGAAGGAGCTAAAGTTTTATTGGGAGGTAAGAGACCTGCAGGATTTAATAAAGGTTTTTATTATGAGCCAACTGTTTTTGATGATGTTAAAGATGACTTTACGATCATGAAACAAGAACCATTTGGGCCATTAGTTCCAATGCTGTCATTTAAATCTTTTGATGAGGTTATTGAAAGAGCAAATGACAATGATTTAGGTCTTTGTAGTTATATTTGCACCAATTCAATGGACAAAGCTCATAGAGCATCTGAATTAATGGAAGCAGGTATTGCCTGTGTTAATACTGGTGTCGTAGCAGTTGCAGAAGCTCCATTTGGTGGGATAAAACAAACGGGCTATGGTAGAGAAGGAGGTTCTAACGCAATAAAGGATTATCTGAATGTTAAATACACTCACATGGGTATCAAAGGTTAA
- a CDS encoding SDR family NAD(P)-dependent oxidoreductase, whose product MNNYNLKSRRAIVTGGAQGFGYAITKRFLESGAEVIIWDIDKKAIDEALKELSSEKCSFQIVDVTNFDDIKNNIEQSTKEKNIDIFVNNAGMAGKNTQVWNYPNDEWLKVMNLDLNSVFYCCKAIVPHMIKNNYGRIVNIASIAGKEGNPNASAYSTAKAGVIGLTKSLGKELADKNIAVNAVTPAAAKTRIFDQMTEEHINYMLSKIPRNRFAKVDELASLVTWLAAEENSFSTAAVFDLSGGRATY is encoded by the coding sequence ATGAATAATTATAATTTAAAAAGTAGAAGAGCAATAGTAACTGGCGGGGCTCAAGGTTTTGGGTATGCTATTACAAAAAGATTTCTAGAATCTGGTGCTGAAGTTATAATTTGGGATATTGACAAAAAAGCCATAGATGAAGCTTTAAAAGAACTTTCATCAGAAAAATGTAGCTTTCAAATAGTGGATGTCACTAACTTTGATGATATTAAAAATAATATAGAACAAAGTACTAAAGAAAAAAATATTGATATTTTTGTAAATAATGCGGGTATGGCTGGTAAAAATACTCAAGTGTGGAATTATCCAAATGATGAATGGCTAAAAGTAATGAATTTAGATTTAAATTCAGTTTTTTATTGTTGTAAAGCAATAGTGCCTCACATGATTAAAAATAATTACGGAAGAATAGTAAATATTGCATCTATTGCAGGAAAAGAGGGAAACCCAAATGCAAGTGCATATAGTACAGCAAAAGCAGGCGTTATAGGCCTTACAAAATCTTTAGGTAAGGAATTAGCAGATAAAAATATTGCCGTTAATGCTGTAACACCAGCAGCAGCTAAGACTAGAATTTTTGATCAAATGACTGAAGAACATATAAATTATATGTTATCTAAAATTCCAAGAAATAGATTTGCTAAAGTTGATGAATTGGCTTCATTAGTTACTTGGTTAGCTGCAGAAGAGAATTCTTTTTCAACAGCTGCAGTTTTTGATTTAAGTGGTGGAAGAGCAACATATTAA
- the moaA gene encoding GTP 3',8-cyclase MoaA, with product MKTLSDTFGRKFPYIRLSITDVCNYSCTYCLPQGYKKTPGDTRSFMSAQEISRLAKALSELGVCKIRLTGGEPTVRKDFFDILKDMKQNSNIPKVTMTTNGYRLDKIAEQLCEAGLDGINISIDSLNRETFKKLTGHDRLDEILEGIKTLQKLNFKNIKINAVLLKGINDNQEEFKKFGNFIKDKNIDFRFIELMQTGDNLEYFKKNHVSSKIFKDFLEKNNWIPQTYGKDAGPSLNFIHQEFKGKFGLIAPYSKDFCQTCNRLRITSRGDLRLCLFGNTGISIRHLLQDDTQKDELVDLIIKQLHLKKESHYLELGDTGITPNLSSTGG from the coding sequence ATGAAAACATTAAGTGACACTTTTGGAAGAAAATTCCCCTACATAAGATTATCAATTACAGATGTATGTAATTACAGTTGTACCTATTGTTTACCACAAGGTTATAAAAAAACGCCTGGAGACACGAGAAGTTTTATGTCTGCTCAAGAAATATCTAGATTAGCAAAAGCATTATCTGAATTGGGTGTTTGTAAAATTAGATTAACTGGTGGAGAACCAACAGTTAGAAAAGACTTTTTTGATATCCTTAAAGATATGAAGCAAAATTCAAATATTCCTAAAGTAACAATGACGACTAACGGTTATCGTTTGGACAAAATTGCAGAACAGTTATGTGAAGCTGGTTTAGATGGTATAAATATCAGTATAGACAGTTTAAATAGAGAAACTTTTAAAAAACTAACAGGTCATGATAGACTTGATGAAATTTTAGAGGGCATAAAAACTTTACAAAAATTAAATTTCAAAAATATAAAAATTAATGCCGTTTTACTTAAAGGTATTAATGATAACCAGGAAGAGTTTAAAAAATTCGGAAATTTTATAAAAGATAAAAATATTGATTTTAGATTTATAGAATTGATGCAAACAGGTGATAATTTAGAGTATTTTAAAAAGAACCATGTTTCCTCTAAAATATTTAAAGATTTTTTAGAAAAAAATAACTGGATACCACAAACTTATGGAAAAGATGCAGGCCCTTCACTAAATTTTATACATCAAGAATTTAAAGGTAAATTTGGTTTAATTGCACCCTACTCTAAGGATTTTTGTCAAACATGTAACAGATTGCGAATTACCTCAAGAGGTGATTTGAGATTATGTTTGTTTGGTAATACTGGAATTAGTATTAGACATTTATTACAAGACGATACTCAAAAAGATGAGCTTGTAGATCTTATCATAAAACAATTACATCTTAAAAAAGAGTCACATTATTTAGAACTTGGAGATACTGGAATTACCCCAAATCTATCAAGTACTGGAGGATAA
- a CDS encoding ROK family protein: MQIGFDVGATKIESVILKDNGEEVDRSRRDCPKDYISIIQTIKDVVVDLEKKHNQTLPVGVCHPGVHSPQTGLVKNAPNCVWIEKQPFQKSLREALNREVFCENDGNCFALSESIDGAGKHYKIVYGIILGSGAGGGLVIDKQIVSGPNGVAGEWGHNQLPFMAAQREELKTSNLREAEVESFVSGLGLAKRFNKKYKKNLKANEIFELYRKHELDAEKMIEEFKINLAMSLAVIVNILDPDVFIFGGGVTNEIDFFDEIENLTKKYVIGKEYEGVFLKPKYGDASGVRGAARLGRKSSY; the protein is encoded by the coding sequence ATGCAAATTGGATTTGATGTTGGTGCCACAAAAATAGAAAGTGTCATTTTAAAGGATAATGGTGAAGAAGTTGACAGAAGTAGAAGAGACTGTCCCAAAGATTATATTTCAATAATACAAACCATAAAAGATGTTGTTGTTGATTTAGAAAAAAAACATAATCAGACATTGCCGGTAGGAGTTTGTCATCCAGGTGTTCATTCACCACAAACAGGACTAGTTAAAAATGCACCTAACTGTGTTTGGATTGAAAAACAACCTTTTCAAAAAAGTCTTCGTGAAGCTCTAAATAGAGAAGTTTTTTGTGAGAATGATGGAAATTGTTTTGCATTATCTGAGTCAATAGATGGTGCTGGTAAACATTATAAAATTGTATATGGAATTATTCTTGGATCTGGTGCTGGAGGTGGGCTAGTTATAGATAAACAAATTGTTTCAGGACCCAATGGTGTTGCTGGTGAATGGGGTCACAATCAGCTACCGTTTATGGCTGCTCAGAGAGAGGAACTTAAAACATCAAACCTAAGAGAAGCAGAGGTTGAAAGCTTTGTATCTGGCTTAGGTTTAGCCAAAAGATTTAATAAGAAATATAAAAAAAATTTGAAAGCTAATGAAATATTTGAACTCTATAGAAAGCACGAGTTGGATGCAGAAAAAATGATAGAGGAATTTAAGATTAATCTTGCAATGTCTTTAGCAGTTATAGTTAACATTCTTGATCCAGATGTTTTTATTTTTGGTGGTGGTGTTACAAATGAAATAGATTTTTTTGATGAGATAGAAAACTTAACTAAAAAATATGTTATAGGAAAAGAATACGAAGGTGTTTTTCTAAAACCTAAATATGGAGATGCTAGCGGTGTTAGAGGTGCGGCAAGATTAGGCAGAAAATCAAGCTATTAA
- a CDS encoding Bug family tripartite tricarboxylate transporter substrate binding protein → MKKTFKAFLVTAFVVAEFFVIALPIVTTSAKADGAIQAITHAGFGGGTDVTTRMMLLRARRVLKQDMQLVNKKGGGGAVSMDYMMSLPADGQHTLTWTTGHAVSMALGKTKVKLSDMQPLARGTDDPQLFVVNCKADIKDAKKFISVQKSKSLKYGTTHTGGIDDVSAIAFTKKGGLKDPTIVAYKGVAPIKTNLIKGDIDVGVLNLGEALTEINNGTLCVSVVLANNRMAKIGDSPTAKELGIPVSLSTVRGFVTKKGAPAARVKELEAGMMKAMGHNYYKNFLTEIGLDDTSVVGADEWGKQMEEMLAEMTAQLKALGYLN, encoded by the coding sequence ATGAAAAAAACATTTAAAGCTTTTTTAGTTACTGCTTTTGTAGTAGCTGAATTTTTTGTGATTGCATTACCTATAGTAACTACATCAGCAAAAGCTGATGGTGCTATTCAAGCAATTACTCACGCAGGTTTTGGTGGTGGTACTGATGTTACTACTAGAATGATGCTTTTAAGAGCAAGAAGAGTTCTTAAGCAAGATATGCAATTAGTAAACAAAAAAGGTGGCGGTGGTGCTGTTTCTATGGATTACATGATGTCACTTCCTGCTGATGGTCAACACACTTTAACTTGGACTACTGGTCACGCTGTTTCTATGGCGCTAGGTAAAACAAAAGTTAAATTAAGTGATATGCAACCTTTAGCAAGAGGAACTGATGATCCTCAATTATTTGTTGTTAATTGTAAAGCTGACATTAAAGATGCTAAAAAATTTATTAGTGTTCAAAAATCAAAATCACTTAAATATGGAACAACTCATACAGGTGGAATTGATGATGTAAGTGCAATTGCTTTTACAAAAAAAGGTGGATTAAAAGATCCTACTATCGTTGCATACAAAGGTGTTGCGCCAATTAAAACAAACTTAATCAAAGGAGATATTGATGTGGGTGTTTTAAATTTAGGTGAAGCATTAACAGAGATTAATAATGGAACATTATGTGTTTCTGTTGTTCTTGCGAATAATAGAATGGCCAAAATTGGAGATTCTCCTACAGCTAAAGAGTTAGGAATACCTGTTTCTTTATCTACTGTGAGAGGATTCGTAACTAAAAAAGGTGCTCCCGCTGCAAGAGTTAAAGAACTTGAAGCTGGAATGATGAAAGCTATGGGTCACAACTATTACAAAAATTTCTTAACTGAAATTGGTCTTGATGACACTAGTGTAGTAGGTGCTGATGAGTGGGGCAAGCAAATGGAAGAAATGCTTGCAGAAATGACCGCTCAGCTAAAAGCTTTAGGTTATCTTAATTAA
- a CDS encoding L-rhamnonate dehydratase: MTKIKNIKTTVYQWKGKTVPPQENFCTNASDVLYEKSDAMGSFRFHEWLVCEIETDDGIIGIGNAALAPQVTKKTIDVYLKPLVIGEDPFDYAYIWEKMYRRTLAWGRKGVGMTAISAIDIAIWDIIGKITKKPVFKLLGGRTKEKIPVYASKLYSQPLNELQKEAELYKSQGFNMYKMRFGWGPQDGPDGMKKNIQLVEAIREVIGEDADLMLECYMGWNLDYSKRMIPKLMKFNPRWLEEPVIADDIHGYAELNNMNMIPISGGEHEFSLFGFKQLLDLKAISYIQYDTNRVGGITAAQKINALAEAHQVPVIPHAGQMHNYHLTMANVNCPISEYFPVHDVEIGNELFYYIFEGDPAPVNGFIDLKDDLPGLGLTLTDKYKSDFKIIE, translated from the coding sequence ATGACTAAAATTAAAAATATCAAAACTACAGTTTATCAATGGAAAGGTAAAACTGTTCCTCCTCAAGAAAACTTTTGTACAAATGCTTCTGATGTTCTTTATGAAAAATCTGATGCAATGGGTTCTTTTAGATTTCATGAATGGTTGGTTTGTGAAATTGAAACAGATGATGGAATTATTGGAATTGGTAACGCAGCTTTAGCACCTCAAGTTACAAAAAAAACTATCGATGTGTATTTAAAGCCATTAGTTATTGGTGAAGACCCTTTTGACTATGCTTATATTTGGGAAAAGATGTATAGAAGAACTTTAGCTTGGGGGAGAAAAGGAGTTGGAATGACAGCAATTTCAGCAATTGATATTGCTATTTGGGATATTATTGGAAAAATAACAAAAAAACCTGTCTTCAAATTATTGGGTGGAAGAACAAAAGAAAAAATTCCTGTTTATGCATCTAAACTCTATAGCCAACCACTAAATGAACTTCAAAAAGAAGCTGAACTTTATAAAAGTCAAGGTTTCAATATGTATAAAATGAGATTTGGTTGGGGACCACAAGATGGTCCTGATGGAATGAAGAAAAATATTCAATTAGTTGAAGCTATCAGAGAAGTTATAGGTGAAGATGCAGATCTAATGCTTGAGTGTTATATGGGTTGGAATTTAGATTATTCTAAAAGAATGATACCCAAGTTAATGAAGTTTAATCCTAGATGGTTAGAAGAGCCAGTAATAGCTGATGACATTCATGGATATGCAGAGCTTAATAATATGAATATGATTCCTATTTCTGGAGGTGAACATGAGTTTAGCTTATTTGGCTTTAAACAATTATTAGATTTAAAAGCAATAAGTTATATTCAATATGACACTAATAGAGTTGGTGGAATAACTGCTGCTCAAAAAATTAATGCTTTAGCTGAAGCACATCAAGTTCCTGTTATTCCTCATGCAGGTCAGATGCATAACTATCATTTAACAATGGCAAATGTAAATTGTCCTATTTCAGAATACTTTCCAGTGCATGATGTTGAAATTGGTAATGAGTTATTTTATTATATCTTTGAAGGAGATCCTGCTCCTGTTAATGGGTTTATAGATTTAAAAGATGACTTGCCTGGATTAGGTCTGACACTTACCGATAAATATAAATCAGACTTTAAAATTATAGAATAA
- a CDS encoding phytanoyl-CoA dioxygenase family protein — MSKIITKAEVDLFKKDGAVLIKGKFDSAWIEKLKKGIKKGKESPSPRFVNHTKDQKLPGYYEDFWTWNLHEEFKDFIFNSPTPKIAAELLEAQKINLVMDNWFFREAGSKSSPPFHHDISYFDFEGSMCVLWLPLESVKKEDGIAWVKGSHLWEKLFLRTRFNDGHEVDGKVGVVNGKKYELTPNILENKDNYEFLQWDLEVGDCIYFDIRTLHGGLNTVTPKKDIHRYTLRMAKENSKIIYRGDWAREERVIMEDNGYKNGDDLSGKMFPTLFEIS; from the coding sequence ATGAGCAAAATTATTACCAAGGCAGAAGTAGATTTATTCAAAAAAGATGGTGCAGTCTTAATTAAAGGCAAATTTGATAGCGCATGGATTGAAAAGTTAAAAAAAGGAATAAAAAAAGGTAAAGAAAGTCCTAGTCCAAGATTTGTAAATCATACAAAAGATCAAAAATTACCAGGATATTATGAGGATTTTTGGACCTGGAATTTACATGAAGAATTCAAAGATTTTATATTTAATTCACCAACTCCAAAAATTGCAGCAGAACTTTTAGAAGCACAAAAAATTAACTTAGTGATGGATAATTGGTTTTTCAGGGAAGCTGGGTCGAAGTCATCACCACCTTTTCATCATGATATATCATATTTCGATTTTGAAGGATCTATGTGTGTATTGTGGTTACCGCTTGAGTCAGTTAAAAAAGAAGATGGTATAGCTTGGGTTAAAGGTTCACATTTATGGGAAAAGCTATTTTTAAGAACAAGATTTAATGATGGCCATGAAGTTGATGGTAAGGTTGGTGTTGTTAATGGAAAAAAATATGAATTAACTCCTAACATATTAGAAAATAAAGATAATTATGAATTTCTACAATGGGATTTGGAAGTTGGTGACTGTATTTATTTTGATATTAGAACACTACATGGAGGATTAAATACTGTCACACCCAAAAAAGATATTCATAGATACACACTAAGAATGGCAAAAGAAAATTCTAAAATTATTTATAGAGGAGATTGGGCCAGAGAAGAAAGAGTTATTATGGAAGATAATGGTTATAAAAATGGTGATGATTTATCTGGAAAAATGTTTCCAACTTTATTTGAAATTAGCTAA
- a CDS encoding tripartite tricarboxylate transporter TctB family protein produces the protein MNNVLKKKRANKSSLPFLFKSSFKVSFIIILISLILLITTFTFDTVPPILNRGIQPATFPKALLVLIIFLTSFIFYLSIKTPWKKESKLPRSFFITLIAFVLFLVIAKTLDFFLAIAVVSALVSYYWGEKRIFYLLAVSILFPIIVFIFFETFLGLRFPPGIITNIYYN, from the coding sequence ATGAATAATGTACTTAAGAAAAAAAGGGCAAACAAAAGTAGTTTGCCCTTTCTTTTTAAAAGCTCTTTTAAAGTATCTTTTATAATAATATTAATTTCATTAATTTTATTAATAACAACATTCACATTTGATACAGTTCCACCAATTTTGAATAGAGGTATTCAACCTGCTACATTTCCTAAAGCATTATTGGTCTTAATAATTTTTTTAACATCTTTTATTTTTTACCTATCAATTAAAACACCCTGGAAAAAAGAAAGTAAACTACCTAGGTCATTTTTTATAACATTAATAGCTTTTGTTTTATTTTTAGTAATTGCAAAAACATTAGATTTTTTCTTAGCAATTGCAGTTGTTTCAGCTTTAGTTTCTTATTATTGGGGAGAAAAAAGAATATTTTATCTTTTAGCAGTAAGCATTTTATTTCCGATAATTGTATTTATATTTTTTGAAACATTTTTAGGCTTAAGATTTCCGCCAGGGATAATTACAAATATCTATTATAATTAA
- a CDS encoding GYD domain-containing protein produces the protein MKKYIVMGNYTAKAFQGFMKDPKQDRSTAVKALTEAVGGKFESFYITRGPYDFVAVTSGDMPYENFAGIKLAVEASGTVENMVILEEMNMNKAAEIAAKAMAGYKPAG, from the coding sequence ATGAAAAAATATATCGTAATGGGTAATTATACAGCAAAGGCCTTCCAAGGTTTTATGAAGGACCCTAAGCAAGATAGATCAACTGCAGTAAAAGCATTAACTGAAGCAGTAGGAGGGAAATTTGAATCTTTTTATATTACGAGAGGTCCTTATGATTTCGTTGCTGTCACTTCAGGAGATATGCCTTATGAAAATTTTGCTGGTATAAAATTAGCTGTGGAAGCAAGCGGAACAGTAGAGAATATGGTTATTCTTGAAGAGATGAATATGAATAAAGCTGCCGAGATTGCCGCTAAAGCTATGGCTGGCTACAAACCTGCTGGTTAA